CAAGATATTATTTGCTGTAGGGAGCAGGGCCTGCTGACGCCTCTTGTGGAACGATACTGCTGTCTTGGCACGGAGTAGCGAGAGTAAGCGCCACATCCTATGTACACGTGCTCCAAACTATTAGCAGGTTTCTGGTAAGCAGCGCTTCAGATATCTGCTGTTATATAAAATAACTTACATCATATAAACCTTTAACGATAAGCCACTTGTGTTTTTGAAAAACAACTTATTTCTATTACCTAAGCAGTTACGCTGAGCGCCGCATGGCAAAGCAGCTACTCCGATACTAGGCGCAGCTGCATACCCGTCGAACAACTTTAGCCACAGAACCACGCAAGTGCCTAGGAGAGTATTCTTGACAAGATTTTTTCATGAGATACGCTACAGGAAAACAAAGAATACTAACAATAACCGCGGTAATTATTGGCTGTACACTAGTTGCAGCTAAGACCTCCGCACAAAACAATCACAAGCCTAGCAACTCGTTCAAAGATTGTCCTGACTGCCCAGAAATGGTAGTGATTCCCTCTGGGACTTTTACGATGGGCACTCCTGATAGCGAAGAGGGAAGGTCTGAGGTGGAAGGGCCGGTTAAGAAAATAACCATCAGGCAATTCGCTGCTGGTAAATACGACGTTACCCGAGGTCAGTGGGAAGTATTTGTAAATGCTACTCATCGACCGGTCGTTACGGGGTGTGCCTTCAGTGGTTTTGAAGATGCGAGCCGCAAAGCCTGGGATGCCAACCCCGATGCATCATGGCAACATCTCGGCTTCCCACAAGACAAGACGCACCCTGCTGTTTGCCTAACCTGGGATGACGCGCAGGACTACGTGAAATGGCTGAGCCAAAAAACAGGACATACTTACCGCTTATTAACGGAAGCTGAATGGGAATTTTCGGCTCGTGCCGGCTCGAATACACCTTATCCCTGGGGAGCAGTAGCCAGTCATGAACTTGCTAATTATGGCGCTGACTCCGGCTGGGTAGGAGCAGCCGTGGGGCGGGATAAGTGGCTAGGCACTTCACCGGTAGGGTCTTTTCCGCCGAACGCCTTTGGCCTGTACGACATGCAGGGAAATGTATTGCAGTATGTAGAAGACTCTTTTTCACCTACTGTTGCTCAAATACCGTCTGATGGGTCTGCTTATAAAGAAGATGTCGTTTTGCACATGACGGGAAGGCTTACTTTTATGAACGGCAAAAAATCCAGTGAAAGCCGGATGGTAAGAGGTGGCGACTGGGGAGATCCGCCGCTCATGCTTCGTTCAGGGTTCCGCAACTGGGCGCCCGGACGTGGATTCACCCTACAGAACTACCGTAGCGGAGGTGTGGAATTCCGCGTAGCGAGAGATCTGTAGTGTTTAATGGGTAGATAGAAAGGGAGCAACTTTGCCCGCTTCTGCAACTAACGGAAGCCGAATGGGTTATCAACATACACCCTTTCCGCCCGCCCATGAAAATCCTGCTCACCGGTGCTAATGGCTACATCGGCCAACGCCTGCTTCCGCTGCTAGTAGAGGCCGAACACGAGGTCATTTGTCTGGTGCGCGACCCGCGCCGCTTCGAGTTGCCTGAGCGCCTCCGTGCCCGCGTGACGGTAGCACAAGGCGACTTACTCCAACCCGACTCCCTCCGCGACCTGCCCCGCGACCTAGATGCTGCCTACTACCTGGTGCACTCGATGAGCGGCAACGACAAAAACTTTGTGCAATCGGAACAAGATTCAGCGCAGAATTTCGTCGATTACCTCGATCAGACTACCGCCAAGCAGGTTATTTACCTGAGCGGCATCGTAAACGACCAAGGGCTTTCGGCGCACTTACGCTCGCGCAAAGCGGTGGAATCGGTGCTGGAGAAAGCGGAAAAAGCTAGCCTCACGGTGCTGCGCGCCAGCATTATCATTGGCTCCGGCTCGGCGTCGTTCGAGATTATTCGGGATTTGGTGGAAAAGCTGCCGGTGATGGTTACGCCGCGCTGGCTCAACTCGCGTTGCCAACCCATTGGCATTCGCGACGTTATGTTTTACCTCACCGCGGTACTCGACAACCCCGACTGCCTGGACAAGAAATTCGACATCGGCGGGCCAGATGTGCTGACCTACAAACAGATGCTGCTTGGGTTAGCTGAGGTGCGCGGCTACCGGCGCTACATCATCACGGTGCCCGTGCTTACGCCGCGGCTTTCGTCGTGGTGGCTGTTCTTGGTAACGCGCACTACCTTTTCGCTCGCCCAAAGCTTAGTAGAGAGCTTGCGCAACGACACCGTGGCCGACCCGCAGCGGAGCATTCGGTCGGTAGTGCCGCACGAGTGCATGAGCTACCGCGCCGCGTTGGAGCTAGCTTACTCACGGATCGAGCAGAACGAGGTGATTAGCAGCTGGAGCGATGCCCTGAGCAGCGGCGTTATCCAGAAGAACTATATGGACTTCGTGCAGATCCCGCAACACGGAGTACTCACCAATCGCCAAGTGCTCAACTTCACCCGCGACCCCAATGAGGTGCTGCGCAACGTGTGGAGCATCGGCGGCGAACGGGGCTGGTATAAAGTCGATTGGCTCTGGCGCATCCGTGGACTGATGGACAAGTTTGTGGGCGGCGTAGGCCTGCGCCGCGGCCGCCGCTCCCCCACCAAGCTACGCGCCGGCGACCCCCTCGACTTTTGGCGTGTGCTCGTGGCCGACCGAAGCAGCCGGCGCTTGCTGCTTTACGCTGAGATGAAATTACCCGGCGAGGCCTGGCTGCAATTTCGCATCACCGATAACGGAGACGGAAGTCACCGATTAGAGCAGCTAGCTGCCTTCCGGCCACAGGGGATTGCAGGTCGTCTTTATTGGTACTCGCTCGTGCCGTTTCACTTCATCATCTTCCGGGGCATGATCGAGAACATTGTGCAGTATGGCGAGGTGGTACCGGTGCTAGGTTCTCAGCCAGCCCCAGCAGGAATATAGCTGTTGCTTACCTAGCAGCGCTTTATTTACGAAGTCTAAAATTCAGGTTATTTTCGTCTAAACACCAACTACTTACAAACATATCTTAGCAGTACCGAAAGTCCTTTACTCATGAATAGTGGGTATAGTTATTTTCTAATAAAGAAGAGATTTGAACAATGATCATGGCGTGTCGTCAGGTCTTGTTAGTTGCTCTTCTATGCCCTGTTATTTACACCTGTTGCTACCGACTCCAGTCGGTCATTTCTATTACGACATATTTTATCTACTCGGCTTCGGGGTAGCGGGTGTACTGCTGCTACTTGAGGCTAAGCGGCGGCAGTATGCTTGGCGGCCTTGGCTGGTGTTGATGGCGGGCGCTCAACTGCTACTTATCCTAGGCACGAAGCTGGTGGCGGGTTCGGCCGCAGATTGGCAACACTTATTTGCACTCGGTATCTGGAACGGCCCCGACCATCGTTCTATCCTTGGGGGCTTACTAGGTGTGGTACTGGCGGTTGCTATTTTACGGCGCTGGCTTGGCTTCGACCGCGATGCATACGATGCACTGGCTTTACCGCTTATGGTTGGCTTAGCAGTGCAGGGCATAGGATGCTTTTTAACGGGATGCTGCTTCGGCATTGTGGCCCCTACGCTCCCGTTCAGCGTAGCGTATGCGCCCGGTACACTGCCCTTTTTGGTGCAAGTGTCGCGGGGCGTGCTTGAGGCCAGCGCACCTAGCTCACTCCCGGTGCATCCGGCTCAGCTCTATCAAATTCTTCTCTGCCTAGGTATTGCGGCTGTCCTACTGGCTACGCGGCGGAAGCAGTGGCCAGATGGCTGGCGTTTTACGCTCGTGCTTTTGCTGTATGTGCTCGGCCGGTTTGGTTTCGAATTTTGGCGCGATGCGGCTGGCGACGTGGTGGGTAGTGGGCTTTGGGGCAGCCTAAAACCCGTGCAGTGGGGCCTGCTGCTTGCCTTACCGTT
This Hymenobacter sp. GOD-10R DNA region includes the following protein-coding sequences:
- a CDS encoding formylglycine-generating enzyme family protein → MGTPDSEEGRSEVEGPVKKITIRQFAAGKYDVTRGQWEVFVNATHRPVVTGCAFSGFEDASRKAWDANPDASWQHLGFPQDKTHPAVCLTWDDAQDYVKWLSQKTGHTYRLLTEAEWEFSARAGSNTPYPWGAVASHELANYGADSGWVGAAVGRDKWLGTSPVGSFPPNAFGLYDMQGNVLQYVEDSFSPTVAQIPSDGSAYKEDVVLHMTGRLTFMNGKKSSESRMVRGGDWGDPPLMLRSGFRNWAPGRGFTLQNYRSGGVEFRVARDL
- a CDS encoding SDR family oxidoreductase, which translates into the protein MKILLTGANGYIGQRLLPLLVEAEHEVICLVRDPRRFELPERLRARVTVAQGDLLQPDSLRDLPRDLDAAYYLVHSMSGNDKNFVQSEQDSAQNFVDYLDQTTAKQVIYLSGIVNDQGLSAHLRSRKAVESVLEKAEKASLTVLRASIIIGSGSASFEIIRDLVEKLPVMVTPRWLNSRCQPIGIRDVMFYLTAVLDNPDCLDKKFDIGGPDVLTYKQMLLGLAEVRGYRRYIITVPVLTPRLSSWWLFLVTRTTFSLAQSLVESLRNDTVADPQRSIRSVVPHECMSYRAALELAYSRIEQNEVISSWSDALSSGVIQKNYMDFVQIPQHGVLTNRQVLNFTRDPNEVLRNVWSIGGERGWYKVDWLWRIRGLMDKFVGGVGLRRGRRSPTKLRAGDPLDFWRVLVADRSSRRLLLYAEMKLPGEAWLQFRITDNGDGSHRLEQLAAFRPQGIAGRLYWYSLVPFHFIIFRGMIENIVQYGEVVPVLGSQPAPAGI